A stretch of DNA from Cygnus atratus isolate AKBS03 ecotype Queensland, Australia chromosome 6, CAtr_DNAZoo_HiC_assembly, whole genome shotgun sequence:
CGCCACCATTACCTCTCCCGGCAAGGAGGACCTGCTGTCTCTCGCCTCCCGGCTCTGGCAGCGGAGGAGGCGGCTGCTGGCCGCCGCCGGGCTCGCCCTGGCCATGGCAGTCGCCCTGCTGGTCGCcgtgcccctgctcctgctgcaggcgCCCGCCGAGAGCGGCGCCCACTACGAGATGATGGGCACCTGCCGCATGATCTGCGACCCCTACagcgccgcccggccgcccggccccggcagcaCGGCCGCCGTGGAGGCTCTGCAGGACCCGGGGGCCAaccccccgccgccgcccttCGTTCACCAGGGTCCCAAAGGGGAGCCGGGCCGGCCGGGCAAGCCGGGCccgcggggcccccccggggaGCAGGGACCCCCGGGTccccgggggccgccgggggagcggggcgaggcggggaaaccggggctgcccgggctgccgctgcccggggcggggggcggcgggggcagcggcggcggggcggcggcggggggcggcgaggcggcgggggggctgAGCGCCGCCTTCAGCGGGCCCCGCATCGCCTTCTACGTGGGGCTCAAGAGCCCCCACGAAGGCTACGAGGTGCTCAAGTTCGACGACGTGGTCACCAACCTGGGCAACCACTACGAGCCGGCCAGCGGCAAGTTCACCTGCCAGGTGCGCGGCATCTATTTCTTCACCTACCACATCCTCATGCGCGGCGGCGACGGCACCAGCATGTGGGCCGACCTCTGCAAGAACGGGCAGGTGGgtgccgggacccccccccccccccccgagaccCCCCGCCAGCCCCAAGGTGCCCCGCCGCATCCCCGGCATCCATGCGGGGATGGAGCCACCGACGGCAGCGGCTCCGCTCGGAGCCCCGGCGAAACCCCCTTCCCCTTGgggcctggggaaggggagaggggtaCGTGGGGGCATGCGGGGGCCCGAGGGGGCTGATGCGGCCGTGGCTGTGTTGGCAGGTGCGGGCCAGTGCCATCGCCCAGGACGCCGACCAGAACTACGACTACGCCAGCAACAGCGTGGTGCTGCACCTGGACTCCGGCGACGAGGTGTACGTCAAGCTGGACGGAGGCAAAGCGCACGGAGGCAACAACAATAAGTACAGCACTTTCTCTGGCTTTCTTTTATACCCCGATTAAAACAGAGCGAGCGACACGACCCTGCTGACCCCACCAGTGATGCGTGTGGGGCTGGCTGGCGTCTCCGTACCCCATCGTGCCGCGGTTCCCACTGGTGTCCGCTGTCTCCGCAGGTCACTTTAGCTTCGTTACCACTtcgtatgttttttttttctttttttttcttttcccgtGGAAACGAAATACGAGTGAAACAAAGCGATCCCCTgctctgagcccccccccccgtccgTTTGTCAGCCTCGGTGTTTTGTGTGTCACACCAGGAGCTCGGCGGCTTGAAACTCCCGAGTGGTCCCCGCGGTGCGCACGGGGGCTCAGAGTTCAGCCTGTGCCACACATGGAATTTGAACCGGTCGTTTTCTTTTTGGTCGATGAGTATTAATTACGATGCCGAATTTTCAGATTGGTTATTCATGAAGTGGTTTTGATTATTCATGGAGTGGCCATAACTggtttttcctctgctgcttcgTTTGTATGGGGTCAAGtgtaaacttttcttttctgtgcaacGCAATGCTCGTGCGAATGACGGTGTCACTAACGGCAAATCTGTTCCTGTCTGCAAAAGAATTCAGTCCTTGACCACAATCACCAAAACACCacattaaattatgtttttagaCAATGGCTTCTTGCTGTGTGTCTCTTCCAGTGCTGCAAAGGAGCGCTGTGCTGGGGGCACGGTGGGGTGGGAGGCGTAGGGGGTGCCGCTTCAGACCTTTAGGTTTGCACCAAAGCTAAAAGTTAGGATGGGGCACCTTGTCTGGGTCTTGATTACGGTTCAAGGGGTCTGGGAggagacagagaaggaaaaaacctTCACCTTTATGCAGTTTTATAAAAAGAAGGTGTGTAGTCATCCAGGGGTGAAACTGGGTGTGCAGAGTGCCGCTGCAAAACATTCACTGGGTCAGAGCCTGACCCAGAGTTACTGAAGtttgagaaaaatcatttaatcaGCAGTTACAGAGCACCAGGTCTCTGTACTGTGCCTGACAAATGGaagaaggaggtggaggagagcCTGAAGCCCCCCACAGCGCAGCGTGCATGGGGCTGAGACCCCAGCTGGCCCTGGAGATGGGGGTGAGAGGAAGCTCAATGAGGACCAACAGACTCAAACCATTTGGACGTGGTAAATCCTGGGCTCTGTGTGTCCTTTTAACAGTGCAGGGGTGCGTACTGACGCGTGCGGCTCTGAGCCTGCTGGTGGAGGGGGAGCGTCTTCCTCAGACAACGGGTAAACCCCGCAGCTTGGGTACAGCGGGTGTGCTCTGTTCCAGCTAAGGGAGCTAAACCGAGTTACAAAAGCCGGTCCCCTCGTTTGTTCTTCCTTCCGTCGTGCTGTTTCCATGTGCCATTTTCCCCTCGTGGAGCTCTCGCCTCCCCAGAGGCTTGCTGCCCTTCGCAGCCCTCCTGCGGCTACCCAGTCGAgggggggcaggagctgggctgcggCATCCCTGCCCCGGCTGGGTCTTGGCCCCCTCTCTGGCCTGGCAGAAGCACAGGGCATCGCAGCTGGGATGAACTTGTTCCAGCCCTGGGTCAGGGCACCAGGTTCTTGCAGCCTCTtgtgcctcctgcctgctcctcagGGGGCATCGTCCTTGGTGGTGCACCAGGAGGgccccaggctgccctgctGGAGGGGGGAGAAAGCAATTCCTCCCTAAATCCCATCCTCAAACCTCCCAAAGCCGAGGGGAGCAGAGTTCATAACCAGGTACATGTGTTAGACACTTATCAATCTCTAATGTCTTGTCGATTTGTACCATTTAGAATATGATTAAAACCGGTGTCTGAGACCCAAATGAAGTATAATTGCTATGGATCCCCAATTCCCCGTGGATCTGTAATCCTTTTTGACtattcctcccccccccctcttctGACGAAATGGAGCTTAGACACAAAGCCCTCGgtttaaatttcaaaaaattaaaattgacatGCAGCAGCGTTAGCGGGCGCCAGGAGGAATTCTAAGGAGGTGCCTGGGCTCCGCTTTATCCTTTGCATTAAGAAGCAATTTGTACTTCTAACAAAGACCCAACTGTTCCCCCTTGGCAAAAGGGCAATGAAGATGCCTTGCAAGGGAATTGCTGTTCACAATACTTAAACAAATTTGAATCttagatttttaaatctgtattccCTGGTGGAGCCTGCTCCTTGCAATTCAAATGCGGGGCTGGCGGTGTGTGCCTGCCAAGGTGTCAGTAGCTAAGCGGATGATGGATTGATGAGGCAATGGGAAGACACAGGCTGGCGGTGGCGGTTTGCCCCGACAGTGATCTATGTATCTGCACATTATCAATGTCACGAGGAGGCTTGAACCACCCTCGCTAGATGTCTCATTTTCCACTTATCTCTTATGTACTAATTATCAGGCTGGATTATTCCCTGGGATAGAAGCACAAAAATGCTCATTGCCACTCCACTGACAGTTTACACAATCGATAGGGCCAACGTCTCCCCAGCTGCTCGtgggcttttttcttccctctcctcctagCAGGGACCCTTGAGATGGCCTCTGCGGGGTGTGATGGCTCTCACCCAGCACCTGTGGCGGTGGTGCTGGACAGGCTCCTCCAGCCCAGGCACCGTGGTAGCATCTCAGAGTGTGGGTTGGTTTGTGGtgttatttacttatttatttatttatctatttcctgaagaaatggGGAGAGCAACTGGGAGATGGGAAGCTTCTGCGCTGGGTAGTGTGCTTGTCCAGGGAACCACAGCATGGTGGTTCTCCAGGGGGCTCTGGAGAGCTGTCCCCTCAGAAGTGCTCCTAGAGTGACTGTTTTACCCAATGAGtaaaggaaatgcttttaagaaatgAGGGATGATAGGCGTGTGAATTGGGAAACCTCCCTGAAAGGAGTGGAAGGGCAGAGTTTCAGACAAAGGTTACTTCTGTTTTGTGCCCAGCTGTGTGCTCAAGTTAAACTAATGATAAAAAACAgttaagattaaaaaagaaaaggtgtcCATCCTCTCACAGCAACTTAGATATTGCACCAACAAATCCTGGATCTTTGTGTCATCGATGGCAatcctctgccctgctctgggctccTTGTACCGTGCCTGGGCTGCAGAAGGGGTCCCTGGGAAAAGGGAGCAGGAGGCATCTGAGGGCATGAAACACTAGGGAAGGGTATGGGGATGCTGCTGAGAGCTTGGGACCGTTCTCTGGAGGAGGGTGTTCAGgtccctctgctctcctgcaaGCTGGAGGGCACTTGTCTTCTGCTGTGGCCTTCATCGGCCTGGGGGTCTCCTGGCAAGTCCCCAGGCAGAAGGGCGAGGAAATCCTGCTTTGGCTTGAGTGAAACCCTGCAGCTGGGTTTTCACCAGCTGGTGTGTGGAAAGAGTTTCCTGAGATAGGCAGAATCAGCTGATGCCGAAAGagttttctgtgctgctcctttGCAGTTGGGGTGCAGCAAGAGCAATCGGGTGCCTCATTTCCTGTGCAAAGTCTGGTGCCTCTGCATTTTCCAGCATCTGGGCTTGCAGATTTTCTCCTTAATACTCATCCTCTTGcaaagcagggcaggggagccCCTGGTCTGGCtcctcttttcccccttttgctgtaaaaaaaaagcaaagtgcagCTTTTTGTGCCTCATGGCTTTACACACATGCATTGAGCCACGCTTTGGTCTAGGGCTTCCTGCTGTTGAAACTTACTCTGGATATTTCTTGGTGATTTAATGCTTGCTTGTATCCTTGCTTGTGTCCTTCAGGGGCCTGGATGGGTTTAATCTGTGAACGCACAAAGTAGGGAGGGTGTTTTGGTGAATATTTGTGTGGTCTTTTTCTGCTTATCCCATAGACAGATTACATTAAGGGGTCTGTGGAGGACAGAGGCAAAATGGCATATGTCTATTTATTATGCTtatgttaaatacatttttttttttttggtaacacaTGCCAATTTTTTCCCTTACTCCGGTTGGATTGAACTCTGGGGAAAAGTTCCAGCCAAGATTCTGTGTCTTAGCATTGTCTCTGGGATAAAGGAGCctgtcagaataaaataaagactaacAGCATCTTCACTGACTTTGAGGCTTCAAAGAGCTTGGTCCTTTTTACTGCGAATGGCCACATCGTGCAGAGATGGGGAAGATTAATGACAGACGAAGAGGTGAGCTGCTACTGTGTGGACACCCTGGCACTTAGGGGTGAGAGCCTCCTCGCTGGTGGTTTCATGGCTGAACTTCAGGAGGTTCAGCCCAGTGATGAGCTTTGGCTAACATGCAAAGAGGGGTCCATTTCTCTAGACCAGATCTGTGCCAGTTCAGAGCTTTATTCCTTGGTCACCTCTCAGGTTTTCCCTGGAGGCCACTGCGCTCCCTGGCTCATTTCTGAGGGCCACGGTAGGGATCGAAGCAGGGGCCTGGGCTCCATCGTGTTCCCCTTGGACAGGTCGTTTGTTACTGGCCCTAATTCCTTACCTCTCACCAGCAGAGGGCAATGCTGGTTCCCTGGAAATACCCAGTGGCATAGCAGCATTACCTCCTGGTGGTGCAAGGCGATGAGTCCGCGGTACGATTTGATAACCTAGGCTGGAACATGCATCGTAATGCCCCATGTTCCAGGCTGAAGCCCCGACAGTTGCTTGTTTTGGGTCATATCCCCAAAAGTGCTGAGCCCCTGGGgtgtcctgctctgcaggacCTCGCCCTGAGGATTTTGCAGAGCGCAGGTCTGGAGGAGCTGTGGGTTGTGGCCACGCTTGCTTGGAGGGAAAGCCATGCAAGCCCATCTTCTTTGGGTTCTTCCAAATATAAGATAGCCTGGATTAACCATCACCCTATGTG
This window harbors:
- the C1QL2 gene encoding complement C1q-like protein 2, with translation MAVALLVAVPLLLLQAPAESGAHYEMMGTCRMICDPYSAARPPGPGSTAAVEALQDPGANPPPPPFVHQGPKGEPGRPGKPGPRGPPGEQGPPGPRGPPGERGEAGKPGLPGLPLPGAGGGGGSGGGAAAGGGEAAGGLSAAFSGPRIAFYVGLKSPHEGYEVLKFDDVVTNLGNHYEPASGKFTCQVRGIYFFTYHILMRGGDGTSMWADLCKNGQVRASAIAQDADQNYDYASNSVVLHLDSGDEVYVKLDGGKAHGGNNNKYSTFSGFLLYPD